The stretch of DNA ACTTACTGTACAACTGTACTTACATTAGGATAAAACTAACCAGTGTATAACCAATCGGCCTAACCATTGCAAGTGCTATTTTATGAGGCCAAATACAGGGTGAGAAATGGTTTGTTGGGTTTTCAATTTTCTAAACCTTACTTAGTTTTCTAAAGCTATAGTGTTGCACGCTCAAATTTAAGTCAAAAAGCCAAcaaatatagaatagaatagaatgcctttattgtcattatacacaagtcaCGTACTTGtggcaacgagattaaagcaatcccttgcagtgttgacacaaaaaaaatataagaatataacagtataaatatcaaaaattaagtcaaagatataaagtgtagtgactgtcaagttatacatatataaatcagcttgaataagcataggtaagtgttaacactcaataaataatattgcacagtgatggaatgaaatgattaagtactaatattaagtaaatacatattgcacagtaatggaaagttaatgtattaaatattgcactgtatgaaatgaaattgcacagattccagtgtcctagagtattatataacagtataacaataattTGCACAGTCGGAcgaatgaagaagacagtcggccgggggggctgtggagtggagtcagtgcatatgtgagttcaggggtgagttcagggtcgttatggccttcgggaagaaactgttcttgagtctgttggtcctgctctgatgcacctgtagcgccttcctgagggcaacaggtcaacagatcagagccgggtGGGAGCTGCCTTTATGAtgtttctctgctctgctgagcagcgggaggtgtagatgtccgtcagggggggagagggcagccgtgatcttctgtgctgaccttacaaccctctgcagcctctcctgtctgccacggtgcagctgcctaccatactgtgatgcagtaggtcagcaggctctcgatggatgagcggtagaaggtcagcagcaagttggagtccaggtcgtgcttcctgaggaccctcaggaagtgtagtcgctgctgggccttcttgatgaccgctgtgatgttggctgaccaggagatgtcagctgagatgaggacaccaagaaaccggaaggtgtgaccctctccacacactcgccgttgatgtacaggggggCAGGTCAGTGCTCTTCTTCCTGAAGTTGATGATGATCtcttggttttcttggtgttcagagacaGGTTGTTTCTcgaacaccaagctgccaagttcaggacttcctctctgtaggctgcctcgtctcccttgagatgagtccgaccactgtggtgtcgtcagcaaacttgacgatgggttgttgttgtgggtcggactgcagtcgtgggtgtagagGCAGTACAGGAGGGGGCTCAGCACGCACCCTGTGGGGAGCCAGTACTCAACATACGAGTGGAGGAGAGTGGGGGCCCAGTCTCACCGTCTGCGGCCGATTGGTGAGAAAGTCCTTTATCAGCACaagtgagaggggggaggccTAGAGTGACTAGTTTGGATATGAGAATGTCCGGGATGATTGTGTTAAAGGCGGAGCTGTAATCCACAAAGAGCATCCGgacgtagctctgctgctgctccaggtggctcagtgcagagtggagagctacggcgatggcatcctctgtggatctgttTGTGCGGTAGGCAAACTGATAGGGGTCCAGATCTGGGGGGAGGTAGTCCTTGATGTGTTGGAGAACAAGTCTCTCGAAGCACTTCATGATTACCGGGGTGAGGGCCAGGACGGTATCATTTAGGCTGGTGATGGGAGACTCTTCGGCACTGGGATGATGTGGCTGATTTTAGGCAGGGGGGGATGACTGCCTGGGCCAGGGAGAGGTTGAAGATCCTAGCAAAGATGAGGGCGAGCTGGTGAGCACACGCCCTGAGCACCTTGCCAGGAACTtcatctgggccagcagccttCCTTGGATTCACTGCTAGGAGTACTCGTTCAACTCGTGCTCTTTACGGTGAGAGGGGTGGTCAGGAACCAGGTGTGGATGGGGTAGGGATGGGGTAGTGCAGAAACCAGGTGGAGGTGTCGGCAGGGCTGGGGCGGGTTGTGGTGACTCAAAGCGAGCAAAGAAGCTTCAGCTCTCTGCAGCTTCGCACTGAtctcctgatgatgaatcaCAGCCCCTGTAGTTGGTGATGTCATGTATGCCCCGCCACACCTCCCGTGTGTTATTGCTGGACAGATGGGACTCGCACTCTTGTGGGTCCGCTTTGGCTCTTTTAATTCCACTTTTCAGGTCAGCTGCCTTAAGGTGTCATTCCACTCAGTATACGTCCTTATTTTCAATTATGCAGTGATTCCTCACTAAAGATTCGAAGCAttaatgcagatttttttttcttctcactgtGTTGGCACATTCTTCTGTTTTAGGAAGCCTGTTTGGTAACACACAGAACAAAGGCTTTGGGTTCTCCTCTGGGCTTGGCGCTGGGACCACTGCTGGGACAACAGGATTTGGAACTGGATTAGGAACAACTGGCCTGGGTGGGTTTGGAGGCTTTAATATCCAGCCCACTCAGCAGCAACCAGGTGAGACCCCaaatttctttgcttttttccaTGTGAAAATTAGAAGATCCTGCCCTAGACAAGGCAGTCTTTGCAGAACATTAAAGCTCATATccgttatttttattttgtattttaaataagtaaaTCACTAATTTGCCCATCTGTTTTTTGGGCGATCGTCAAAAAATGCTCAAATGAGCACATTGACAATGGTTGCAGGTACGCTATTCAGCCTGTCCAAAATTATAGTGCCAGTAAAGTAATTTTGCTACTGTACTGGGAACTgcaattcatgtttttattttcttatttaaatCTCTAGTCCAGCAGTATCATAGATTCTTgtttgatagttttttttattttatttttttgcacagcAGGCTCACACACAACCTTTACAACAGCTCTACCAACTGTGCTGTACACCTCTATCACTGTAGGGGGTGACAACAAGTAGAAAGTTACAGACTTACATCATCATAAATCCAACAGTGTGCAGCCAAAGCAGAAATATGTATTAGTGTAAAAAGTTGGAAGACATGTTAGAGATTTTTCCTCATattaaaattgtgtgtgtgtgcacacaacaATCATTTAATCAGTAGGTTTCCCTCTCAAACAAAGACATGGAGatatttcagaaaatgtaaAGAATAAGACAATCTAAGATGTCATTTTACCTCCTTCCCTCTACCAGGAAGCTTGTTTGGCCAGCAACAGGCTCAGCCCAGCCAGCTTTACCAGCAGGTCACTGCTTTGTCAGCTCCCACCTTGTTAGGAGATGAGCGTGACTCCATCTTAGCCAAATGGAACCAATTGCAGGCTTACTGGGGCACTGGGAAGGGTTACTACAGCAACAACAACCAACCGGTTGACTTCACCCAAGAGAACCCATTTTGCAGGTTCAAGGTAACGGCTAATTGTTTATTAGAGTGGTTGAAAGTGTTGTTAGGTTTCTTTTGAATTTCATCAAATGTAAGTCCTCTGTGTCTTGTATTTCTTAGGCGGTGGGCTATAGCTGCGTCCCAGTGAGTAAGGATGAAGATGGTTTCGTGGTCTTGCTTCTCAATAAAAAGGAAGCTGATGTGCgagctcagcagcagcagctggtggAGTGCCTCCACAAAGTCCTGGGAAGCAACCAGACACTCACGGTCAATGTAGACTGTGTCAAAGCCTTGCCTAATGACCAGTAtgtttgtataatatgtcataaagtAGTACTACCACTTTCTTAATCAGTAGGGGAAACCTACTGTACTACTTACtttcttaaaaacaaatctggtttcttgtgttttctgtctctcagGACAGAGGTGATCATTTACGTGGTGGAGCGTTCTCTCAATGGCACCTCTAAGCGGATCCCTGCCACCACACTCTTCAGTTATCTAGAGCAGGCCAACATCAAGATCCAGCTCACACAGATTGGAGTGGCAATGTCTGTCACACGCACAGAGCTGTCTCCAGCACAGCTCAAACAGCTGCTGCAAAATGCACCTGCAGGTAAATgcatgtacagttgtgttcagaataatagcactgtttaaaaagtaaataatgctcaaaatccttagaataNNNNNNNNNNccataatatcaatgcattgggaacagtGCATATTcaatttcaaaccaaaacatgacaaaaattgatcaagtttgtgttcaagaaagtgaagaaaaaggaatattaggctgttgaAAAAgatagcagtatttgcatttttctttgcaaacttattcatttactgtataaactgaaaaatgtcttaagggtttgctttactttgaatcgccgcattaatatttagttgcataaccattatttctgagaactgcttcacatctgtgttgcatggagttgaccaacttctggcacctgtgaacaggtgttccagcccaggaccattgaactacattccacaattcctctgcattactgggttttgtctcagaaacagcattttgatGTAATTTCACAAGTTTTCTATGGGAgtgaggtccggggattgggctggccactNNNNNNNNNNaacatcaatcttgttcatctggaaccaagacttcacttgcttactggtgtgttttgggtcaatGTCTNNNNNNNNNNaaagacccatttcaaaggcatttccgcttcttcagcataaggcaacatgacttCTTctagtattttgatgtattgaaactgatccatgatcccttaTATGCCATAAATAGgcccacagtatgagaaacatccccataacatgatttttttgcaccatcatgctttactgtcttcagtgtactgtggcttgaattcagtgcaagGGGGTTGCAGCATTTGCTTCCTTCGTTCCTTAAATATGAGCTATCATCGACATCTGTTCACAGAATCAATTACCTCACTAgttgaacaaaaaaattattttgaacatgcccctttcaattacagatttaattacacagaatgagcagcatgcatgtcatgNNNNNNNNNNctgttggttttctatgactctacaacacttaatAGTAAAATTGTCTTGGcaaaatatcacttctaccaaaaaaatatgattcatgaggttagtgatgttggactgtcattattttgtttcttattACCCAACTATGTGTTGTCATCTCGCTGAATTCAACACATTTTTGGTTTGTGATACACTTCTGAGATTATGACTCTTTTTAATAGGAGTGGACCCTATCATTTGGGAGCAGGCCAAGGTGGACAACCCTGACCCAGAGAAGTAAGTTGGTGAAATacatgtgtgttcatgtgctaTGCCACAGCTTTAACTGGCTGTTGGTTGTTCAATAAAAAATGGCAGCTTGTCTTTCGGTGGTAAGGTGTGTTGTCattaaagtttgtatttttttaaatgttttttccccccagattAATACCAGTGCCCATGGTGGGTTTTAAGGAGCTGCTTCGCAGGTTGCAGATCCAGGAGCAAATGACCAAACAGCACCAGACCAGAGTGGATGTAAGTGAAACACTGCTGTCTCTGTTCCAGCCAGTTGTAGTTctccaaatgtaaaaaaaacttgggACATGGACATAGTGTCTTCTGATTATCGACAAAGGAATTTTGAAAAGGAGTTTGTGGTGTCAAGGACAGAGTACACAGATGTCTAATTTATGCTAGCTGCCAACAAGTTGTCTACAGCTGAAATTATTTCATAAAGAGCTGTGTGTTAGGATTTAGAGatgttttaaatcattttggttaatatataaaatatatttatagcTTACAGTATGATGTCAAAAGAAACTGACAACCACTTGGTCTCAATTAAGCCTGGGGGAAATTATTTAAACAGGTGAATAATATTTTGACTTGTAATAATCTAAATAAATATTCCATCCAGGTACTAAgggacattttcaaaaaaagtgaaagaaataaTGGTCAGTTTATCTGGTGACTGCTTTTTGATAGGGGGAAATAGTCTTCCCATTTACAGTCCAAATAAgcattatttttctgttaacCTTGGTTTGGATTTGAGGATATTTAAACTAAATATATCATGTGAGAGAGTCTGAAAAGGTAACTTACCTCTCTTAATGTAAGAACAATgtaatagggctgcacgattatggccaaaatgatgatcacgattattttgatcaaaattgggatcacgattaattatcacaattatttgttgattttaaccaaaacaaatgatatTGTCACATaatctatttttaactgttttcacATCTATATTGTgttacattcctcttatgttgaagttgtatagacatacagctgcaacacatgtaaatgaaaattatttgaaatagatatatttatataaaaaaaattgtatctctgagaaagctctttcacttgttttcaacaataactgattaaaagaactagggagagagggggagtgtgatggacgtactcacagagagatggCTGGGTCAGCAGAGTTGCACACGTCTTGTAGCTGCAtataaaatgtctgtattgtcactgcgctgcatttttatgaactacgATATtatggccatgggtcacatctcttgcccaggtccagcaggctccgtctcactcGCTATTACTCAACGAACTAAAGTTAGTTGCaatcaataacttcttctgtgttttttgccgtggcggccgcgatagcagagttagcAGCTGAAatactggtacaaatacaggtttgcctctcatNNNNNNNNNNacaatatacagctgtgttaacaATTGAAAATATGGACATaggtcagaagtgtggaccgctGCTGTGTCTCTTCGTATTGCTGGGAACAGTGTGTGAGTGAAAATGGGCGGGGGTGcacagagagtaagaggagagagagtatcACAGGcatggctttacagaagaaatgggtcatgtaatgcaaaattaaaccatatcgatataaacNNNNNNNNNNcgtttgtggagaggcagcggatgcgaggacattaggtgcaccggtgcgacctaggACAAATGTTAGTTGCCCCcaagagccctgtgagctaacagacactaactagcactggtcacgatgctgaaaaacaacacagacgggacaaaatgttgcgtttacttgtaaaccttgtgaccgacgtataaccgattGCTATCTGAATTTTCCTCATGTTACTCTGTCCTAAGCTGCGTGGTGCaaggaacaactctgactggctcatgatcagacagtggtttacagagcggtagatgggctttgcaaaaaagcGTTCTATGAAcgttataatgtatttaaaatatcgctctattatgcaaatttgatcgtgatcaaaatttaattaattgtgGAGCCCTTCAATGCAACATCTAACTTGTATGCatctattgttttattttagtcaaTTGTTGAGCAAAATGTCACGGAAGCCCAAAACCTGTTATATGTCTATGAAAAGGCAACAGGGCACTTGATAGGTCTGAAAAATATAACTTGACATCATTGGagaaaattctgtttttttttctcacttacaAACACAAATATGGACTTGCAGATTATTTCCAGTGATATCAGTGAACTGCAGAAGAACCAGGCAACCACTGTGGCCAAGATTGCCCAGTACAAGAGGAAGCTGATGGATCTCTCCCACAGGGTGCTGCAGGTAGCCACTTCACTGTTCTGTCTTTGTTCAGGGAATTTGTGTTGATGAATACCATCTCCACATTTCATCGAGTTCAAATGAATGCCTTTTCCTTATTTAAAGTTTTCCGCTCCGGTAATTCTTATTATGGTTCACTCCTCCTACGTTCCTATGTTCCCTGCAGGTGCTGATAAAACAGGAGATTCAAAGGAAAAGTGGTTATGCAATCCAAGTGGATGAGGAGCATCTCAGGGTGCATCTGGACACCATTCAGTCTGAACTCAATGCCCCCACACAGTTCAAGGTAAGTCTGAACTGTCGGGGTAAGAAATGCAGTACATGCTGACAGAGCTTATTTCTTGATTCACTAAGCTTACTAGACTTGAAATTAGGGTAAAATGTTAATGGTTCACTGcatgttttaaattgtatgATAACATTTATAGGTTTTAATTACAAGGACTTtctaaataaatgtttcttAAGACCAGATGGTAGTTTACTAGTAAGATAAATTGTCCTACAAATGAAAAACTGTCCTACAGCATTTGTGGTATTCCAGTaattattttgtctatttttaatCATATGGGTAATATGGCAATCCTCCTTAAATTAAGGTACCCTGAGTGCTGAGTACCCTgaatgttttacatttacatgggTGTTCCCTCTCTAAAATGCATGGTTTGTTTTTACTCAAACGTTTGAAACCTGCATTGTTCCCATTCATGTTTGCTAGCACGTGGTGTGTCTTGGAGCATTATAGCCACCTGTAGATCAGTGAAATAATGTGACACCATTGGCAGGCATGTGTATTGTGTAACCTATGAGATAAACACATGTGGGATCCACTCATAGGCCCCATACTGCTACttacaaaaaaacactccacaAGTTACCTTTTTATTGTCAAATACAATCAGAACGCAATCAAGAATAAACACAAGTTGTATTTTGGCCCGTTAAAGATCAAACCACTAGTTGAGACAAAGTCTTCACTtaatattttacagtatttgtgttgcttttttgtttttgttttttcttactCCAGGGTCGGTTAAATGAATTAATGTCCCAAATCCGGATGCAGAATCACTTTGGAGCTGTGAGATCAGAAGAACGCTACAGTGTTGATGCAGACCTCCTCAGGGAAATCAAACAAGTGAGTCACATTTACGGAATTCATCTTATCTCTGCCCTGTACTTCTACTTCCATACCTCTCAATGTACAGTTCTCTAGACCATGACAAAATATTTTGAATGATGTTGGCCATAAactgaaacactttttttcttatctGTCACTTTCAGCActtgaaacagcagcaggacGGTTTAAGTCATTTAATCAGCGTCATCAAAGATGACTTGGAAGACATCAAACTCATAGAGCACGGGCTGATTGACAGTGGACACAAGAGAGGAGGCATGCTGAGCTGAGTCTACCCTActagcacacacatacatatgctCTGACTCTCAACACCAATCCTTTGAAAAGTGGCCTGCCTGTCACCCAGAGAAGGCAACCTGTCCTTTTTGTCATGGTATTGGATTATTCTAGAAACAAACCTTTGCTGTTTAGGTTTGATCATAGAGGGCCTCTGAATTTGTTCTCTTGATCACCATTTTATCAGGACTTTGCCCCACTATCTGTACCAGCCAAACAATGACTAGTTAATCTGTGCTTTCAGGACCGACATAGAGGGGAGCTTAATGGAAAGACTCATCATTGTCTAATAATAGCTAGCTTTCGTTATGGTAAATCAGATTATGGATATGAGACAATGGTTGTGACTGGCATGTAAACAAGTTGTGGGATTGAAAGTGTGTTGTGATTTGACTACATTGTAAATacatctttgtattttttttatgcagatgttaaaatgttaataaattTCACTTAAAATGAATCAAGTTCTTTACTGCAGCCCTTTCCTTGCATACATACTTTAAAGGTAACCAAATTTTTGATGTATTATTGTCAACAACACCATGTTTCTTGCCCGTCTAACTGCACCTACCTGAGCAGCGTGTGTGCGTTACGGAATCTTTACTTTTCATTTCGGCACCCATGTTTGAGGTTAAAGCAGCCACACATCACATCTAACTGCTTGTGGCCTCTCTCTGTGGGGAGGGATGGTTGTCAACGTGCTGACTGTCCTCACAACAGTTGTCAACCCACATGATATagttaatatatatctatactgGCTGTGTTATCCCAATTTGTTTCAATACAAGATGTGCGCGTGTTTAAGAATTTATATTTCAGAGACtcaaattaatttaactttctgcattaacagaaataaaaaacaggatACCCTTATACAGTATGTGGGGCCCCTCTTCTGTATCTTGTTTTACAAATACAACTTATAGATGGGCAATATTACCTAGCCGGAAAGTTTTTgtttagtcagttttttttgttaaattcctgttaaccttttttttttttaaatgaacatatATTACAACTTATGTTTCTGTTAGAGAAAAGTTACAAAACATTTGTAAGCTGTCAATTATAATTCTCAGAAAAAAAATTTGGAATCAGCAGGTCAGACTTGAGAATTTGGAATTTGCCAAGAAAAATGCTATTGGTGCATTTCTAATGCAGTTGCATTGTTGTGGTACTAATATGGGACATCTGACGTCACCTGTGTTTACGTTCCGACGAGCCCTTTCCAACATCTCATCAAAGTAGGGCTTGAGTTGATAGGATTCATGTCATGGATTTGGACTGGTGGCAGTGGAACTGATTAAGCAGCTTTCTGAAAGATTATATCCTCTCGTGCATTAGAGTCACCAATAACCCGAGGGAATTACCCATTGTTTTTTAGAGCACAGGTAGAAGTAAAGGACACTAGGAGTAGTGACTGatgactttttccactttttcatCTTCACTATTGTTTTGCAGAATAAGATTATACTGTACGTGCAAAACATTCTTCGTAATTGGTAGCTTTGGTTTTTGATAGTGCTTTGTGTTTACTCAGCCAAGGaggaaatgttttcagtttgtctgtcagcaggattaaaGAAAAGCTACTGGCCCGATTTTCATGGAACTTGGTGCAAGGTTGTAGTGTGGGTTAAGAGAGAACCCAATACATTTTGGAGTGGATCTGAATATACAAATTATCTTCCACTTTTGTTAACAATGCAGGATTGGGCACTTGGCCTTGGCAGAAGTCTGTGCACTCCAGGGACCCTTAgttgttaatgtttttgataCTCATGCATACATTTTGATGCAGGAATTTTATCTTTTATAGACTGTTGAATGCTTTACcattacaaataaaactgcATTCATTCACATCTTAAATTTGATCAACCTCTATTTCTAGAGTCAATATCAAAGATAAACCATGTTGACCACATATCGATGAATTTATTAGCATATCCAGGTCCCCACTCCTGTCTTAACTTGCACTCAATTTAATACTTGTTCTATTCTAGAGTTTTTGTCTCAGCAGAACACACttttcatcttaaaaatgaTTTCAGATTTAGCGCGGCACTTCTGTAACATTGTTGGACTCACggtggacagaaaaaaaaatcaaagttgaTGTAAAAGAACCAGAGAtattgtcaatgtcaattttatttctttagcacatttaaaaacaacagttgaccaaagtgctgaacagggttgatgttaaatacataaataacaagtgtaaaaattactccaaccaaaatacatcacatcactgggagacaaacaacaacactttaaaacatcagaatccagtttaacgagggttaaaagctacAGCAAACAGGTGCTTCTTAAGCGGCGATTGAAACGTTTGtaaggtctgtgcagctttaatatgcatggggaggttgttccatagggtgggggcgCCCACTGCAAAGGCTCTATCGCCCTTATTTTTAAGCTTAGATCTAGGGACATCCaagagcagctgatttgacGACCTCAGCGTTCTGACTGGAGAATGAAGGCATAAGAGATCAGTCAGGTaataatattgtctttttttattctagttattcttcttctttgattATTGGGATTATTGAGACTTGGGTGTGTTATGCTAGTAGCAGCTAATGTAGCCTCAAGCAGAGCTGAGGAGCAAgctacagaggtctggtaaGCTATCCTCTTCCTAAATCCACATctccagttgttgttttttttgcattttcaaactTGTCATCTTCAGCTCCAAACAACACagactcaagtgacatcacttgagtACATTTATCAGACTTTGCACATAtccctctggagccacaaaagACTTTATACTTATTGGATTTCATATATGCAGTAGTACTCCCAAAATCAAAGACATCAGgtgtttaatgtttttcatgCATAACTAGGTTGGTCATTAagttacacacatacatacatacttaatACACTATCTTCTTACATGAATATAGGTGAAAAAGAGGGCCAAAAATATAAGAAGTAGAAGAGATCTAGGTTGATATGCACAGGTGAAATGGATAAGACACTactatacattttaatttccacAGGTGTGTATCCAGGTGACCAAGTTTATCTAAGACAGTTGTTGGTTTCGTCtatgcagcagagcagcaggtACAGCTACAGTTTCTAGTCCAGGCCCTCACGTATGTGCAGAGATATCCACCAATCTGAAAGCCTCCATGAACTCATTGATATCAATGACCCCGTCCTTGTTGAAGTCGATGCTCTGTGCCAGGTCTGCAATGGCCTTGTCACTGATCTCTGTCTGAAGATGAGAGCTCAGGAGTTTCCAGGTTTGACGAAACTCCTCAAAAGAGATCAAACCTAGAAGGAAACACAAAAGAGGGGGCTTATAGTTGTACACTTCCCAAATGTGTATAGCATTAAAAAACTGTTGTGCCTTTTGTTGACTCGTGTGAAGAGGATGTTTAAACACTTAAAGAAATATCTTGATAACAATCTTTGACAAATAGAGGTAAAtttatatattctgtatatataatgtttacATAATGATcattcagcatattgtaattcaagtggtctgagagaaaacaaGACTTCTGCCTCTCCTCTAAAGCTTTAGTAAATCTAGCCCGTGCTGGGAGACTGTGgtcaatcacaggtcatttcagagagggAGTGTACTCATTGGCTGCTATTTGCATGCATTGCTGTGGGGCAGAAAATGGAGAGCTACAGGAAGAGGTCCTACACTACTGTAGGGAATATGATGATAAGTATTAAAGGTTAACAACCTTTATTTAATATGCtgaatttacaataaaatataaatctatatactgtagatatatacagtttatgtatatatgtatataaactatgtgtatatatatatattctcacTGTTGTTGTAGAGATTTAGGAAACACAACTCTGAAAGAACAACACATTCTGGAGTAAGTAGTGCAAGTCTCCAAAAACTTGCCAAATACACTTCAATCTTCTCAGATATTTCAACAACAGCCGTGGTGTTTTGAGCTTAATGCTAACATCATTATGCTAACATGTTTACTAttttcaccatcttagtttaacATGTTCATAGCAATCCATTAAGTTGATGTGGAGATATTTTTTACTGCATAAACTTTGGCCTTCTGGAtgcactagaggaaaagtcaggatGTCCAAAGTCAACGAgtttcatcctctggggaacatgaatgttAGCACAACATTTTATTGCAACatatcttattatttttttaatatttcagttTGGACCAAAGCGCTtggactgacagacagacattcaTAAAGTCATATTGCCAGCATGgataaaaaggagagaaagacatgGAGTTAGTGTCTGGGATCCAGACAAAGCTGCTCACTGACCTGAGTGATCTGTGTCTATGATTCGGAAGATGGTTTCTAGGTTAGAGTGGTTTTTGTACATAGTCTCCAGGATGCTGTTATCTGAGATCTGAAATGGAAGAGACAAATTAATCAAGATTTTGTGACTGTGTGTCAGAGATAGATAAACAGGGTGAGGAAGAAGAATATTAGACAGTAGTGGTATAAGGCGAACCTCTTGTTTGGGCTCAGTGATGGAGAGCTCCCTTATCCACTGCTGGTAGTCCACCATGCCATACTGGGTGCTGCTTACGAGCTGAGGGCGCAGCACCCTCCAGGGAAGACCCAGATTCAGTACTTTCTCTGTAGCGCTGGC from Etheostoma spectabile isolate EspeVRDwgs_2016 chromosome 16, UIUC_Espe_1.0, whole genome shotgun sequence encodes:
- the nup54 gene encoding nucleoporin p54 isoform X1 gives rise to the protein MAFSFGGATSNPAASTSGFSFGSFGAKTTASTAAFGFGPAATTTASSGFGTLTAPGFGAATTTTAAAPATGFSFGSTNTGFGGLGAGNTTAGGFSFGGIGLNANPAAVSFNVGCFGTATTTGTVFNFGNSLASTGTFGGFGTNTTTATAPGSTFSFATPSNATGSLFGNTQNKGFGFSSGLGAGTTAGTTGFGTGLGTTGLGGFGGFNIQPTQQQPGSLFGQQQAQPSQLYQQVTALSAPTLLGDERDSILAKWNQLQAYWGTGKGYYSNNNQPVDFTQENPFCRFKAVGYSCVPVSKDEDGFVVLLLNKKEADVRAQQQQLVECLHKVLGSNQTLTVNVDCVKALPNDQTEVIIYVVERSLNGTSKRIPATTLFSYLEQANIKIQLTQIGVAMSVTRTELSPAQLKQLLQNAPAGVDPIIWEQAKVDNPDPEKLIPVPMVGFKELLRRLQIQEQMTKQHQTRVDIISSDISELQKNQATTVAKIAQYKRKLMDLSHRVLQVLIKQEIQRKSGYAIQVDEEHLRVHLDTIQSELNAPTQFKGRLNELMSQIRMQNHFGAVRSEERYSVDADLLREIKQHLKQQQDGLSHLISVIKDDLEDIKLIEHGLIDSGHKRGGMLS
- the nup54 gene encoding nucleoporin p54 isoform X3; this encodes MAFSFGGATSNPAASTSGFSFGSFGAKTTASTAAFGFGPAATTTASSGFGTLTAPGFGAATTTTAAAPATGFSFGSTNTGFGGLGAGNTTAGTFGGFGTNTTTATAPGSTFSFATPSNATGSLFGNTQNKGFGFSSGLGAGTTAGTTGFGTGLGTTGLGGFGGFNIQPTQQQPGSLFGQQQAQPSQLYQQVTALSAPTLLGDERDSILAKWNQLQAYWGTGKGYYSNNNQPVDFTQENPFCRFKAVGYSCVPVSKDEDGFVVLLLNKKEADVRAQQQQLVECLHKVLGSNQTLTVNVDCVKALPNDQTEVIIYVVERSLNGTSKRIPATTLFSYLEQANIKIQLTQIGVAMSVTRTELSPAQLKQLLQNAPAGVDPIIWEQAKVDNPDPEKLIPVPMVGFKELLRRLQIQEQMTKQHQTRVDIISSDISELQKNQATTVAKIAQYKRKLMDLSHRVLQVLIKQEIQRKSGYAIQVDEEHLRVHLDTIQSELNAPTQFKGRLNELMSQIRMQNHFGAVRSEERYSVDADLLREIKQHLKQQQDGLSHLISVIKDDLEDIKLIEHGLIDSGHKRGGMLS
- the nup54 gene encoding nucleoporin p54 isoform X4: MAFSFGGATSNPAASTSGFSFGSFGAKTTASTAAFGFGPAATTTASSGFGTLTAPGFGAATTTTAAAPATGFSFGSTNTGTFGGFGTNTTTATAPGSTFSFATPSNATGSLFGNTQNKGFGFSSGLGAGTTAGTTGFGTGLGTTGLGGFGGFNIQPTQQQPGSLFGQQQAQPSQLYQQVTALSAPTLLGDERDSILAKWNQLQAYWGTGKGYYSNNNQPVDFTQENPFCRFKAVGYSCVPVSKDEDGFVVLLLNKKEADVRAQQQQLVECLHKVLGSNQTLTVNVDCVKALPNDQTEVIIYVVERSLNGTSKRIPATTLFSYLEQANIKIQLTQIGVAMSVTRTELSPAQLKQLLQNAPAGVDPIIWEQAKVDNPDPEKLIPVPMVGFKELLRRLQIQEQMTKQHQTRVDIISSDISELQKNQATTVAKIAQYKRKLMDLSHRVLQVLIKQEIQRKSGYAIQVDEEHLRVHLDTIQSELNAPTQFKGRLNELMSQIRMQNHFGAVRSEERYSVDADLLREIKQHLKQQQDGLSHLISVIKDDLEDIKLIEHGLIDSGHKRGGMLS